The genomic window TATTGCAGCAGATATCGACAGGCCTTGGGACATCTGACCagccaaacaaaagaaaacagctCAATATAGCAGAGTGCATCATAAGATCATGTGAGCAAATACCTCATGTGTAAAACTTTGAAAACAATGCTTATCAAGGTTCAATGGCTTTCTTGTCCCAATTTCTGAATTGCCGTGACTGATGGTGATGCCACCAGAGACTGATGCAGAAACTGGAATAGATGCATTTCTTGAACCAACATCTTCATTAGCCTTCGCAATCTCGGGCAAAGCCTGCAAGTGGTTGCTAGGTTTCCATGTAGTCTCTGGAATAGCTACTTGACCAATTAAAGGCCTTGGACTCTCAGTATGAACATATTTCCCTTTTAGATCTGATGCAAGGTCTTCCTTGTTTTTAGTAATCATTGTGGATGTAGCTGCATCTCCTATGCCCGATCCACTTATCTCCACGCTCTTACCTTTTGGAGATGGAAACATTCTACCCAGGTGCTTAGATATTTTTTCACTTATATCAAATTCTGAAGGTAGAGAGTGAGAAGTAACACCAGGTTTTTCTGCTTTGCCATCCACAACAGGGAAATTCAAGAGACTGCTTTCATGACCaccattttccattttctccttctccttgtaAGCTGGCCTGGATCTCCTACCATTATATGAACCAGAGAATAGAGGACTAGACCCTGCAGGGAGCAAAGAACTAGATTCCTCCAGAGGATTCATCACAATAGACTTTTGTCGAACCCTCCGAATAGGTCCAACTGATTCATAGGCATTGTCTGCTAACAGGATCCTCCTCTTCAATGCCTACATATGAAGAAAACTTACAGCATCAGATACACTCGTCCCAGGCAAGTAGCCAATCCATGTCACAGAGTTGGTCCAATGGGAAGTACACTCTGTAGTTTACAGAATTGAGAAAAAAGCTAAGGAAGTTTTATTAGAATCACTATGGTCATACTCATACTAAGTATTACATAAATTTGTTCAGCTGCGGAAGCTTGTAGGTTCAAAGCTAAGCTTCAAGTGGGTGTGAAATAATAAAAGAAGATAACACAAGTACACTACAAAATACTAACAGGATCAATATGTGAGCAGTTGCAAGGGAGACAGACTCATTTGCAGTTCATTTTCATGGTTTCAGACAAATTCATCGGGTTAGTCAGAATTCAGAAGTAAGCAGGATCCCACATTAGGTGATGGCCAGACAAGATTTCTCGGCAATTAGCCCAAATACCAAAAACAACACCCAAAATTCCTTTTTCCATGAAAGATGGAAGCATCAACCACATTCTCCTAAACCGTGAAGTGGCAGATATGACATTAAAAGAAAGTCCACATTAAAGCCATCCAATTTTCACATTTCCCTTCTTAGATGGAAAAGATAAGTAACCTACTAGCTAGCAAGAAGAACTAGATGATGCCCAATCTAATAGTATAGAAGTCTTAGACTTATATTTGCTTAGACAGACTTACATTTCATTACACATAGTATTCTCCAGGTCCAAATCAGAGATACTGAATAGAAAGCAAGCTAACAAACATTTTGTATTATAACATTCACAATAACCTTGAACTACAGAACTCAAACATAAAGGAATCTAACCTGACTACCACCAGTAAGAGGAGTACCAGAGGGCTCCCACTGTACAAATCTTGTGCTAGCACCCTCACCGGTGACCTGAAAGTAAATGTTACACTATGAaataaagaatttgaaaaaaaaaaaaaaaggaaaacaaagaatatACCTTCTCATCAGCACTCAGTTGAAATGATTTAGCGTAATGTGTACGAGCCATTTTATGAAGCCCAATGCTGCTTCTTTGAGTTTGAGGGGTAAAATAGCTGCGGTCATCCTGTCTAATGGCACCTGGCCAGCATGTAGGCGACTTTGGGGCAAGTGAGAACCTCGATATCTTTGGCGTCACAGTTTTAGGAGCCAGTGCAGTTTTTTCAACATGGAATACCCGACTCTGAGAAACAGGGCCATACACTGATGTTCTGCTCATATAGGCTTTTGCTATTTCTGCTGGTGAAGCATAAGAATCATCAAGCACCTACAAAGTATGGTAAAGGAAAAGATCCATGTTTATTTTGGTCAAAGCACAGGCCAAGCATGGCTTTCAGCATTTAAATCTATAGCAAAAGAACAAGATACAAGAAATTAAAAGGTTGGTATTCCATACAAGTGAAGGAACAAGAGGGGTTGATCCACTCCCAACCACACCAGCATCTGTAGTTGTCTTCGGCATTTCAAGAGGAATCATCAGGTGACTATTTGCTTGTGGTGGTTCTATCTCCCGTCTAATTGTTGTGTTTTCACTCTTGTGGATATCAACTGCAGGTAAGTCTCTATTTCCTAGGGATAGTTCTGCCCTTCGTATCATGGTTGCATTTTCACTCTTGTGCATGTCACCTTCAGGAGGATCAATAGTCCTTGTTCGCAGGAAATCTGAGAAGCGATTGAACTCATCCCTGGGCAGTGAATGATCTTAAATTTAatggggaaaaaaggaaaaattttgaaaccttaCATGAACATGTGAATATCATAAACAATAATAACAGGAGAAACTGTAAAGGCAAACTCATGGGGTAACTACCAGGTACAAGAAACAAATGCCACTCAGCCTATTGGATTTCGAAGACTTTAGTAGCCAAAATGAGAGACTCATGTACGTGATAGGGATACAGTAAATTTGAagtgtcatttttttcttcccatCAATGAGATAGAAGTTTAACATATAAGAGAAGCACTTGCCTGGAAATCGTTTTCTGTTTCAGTAGATGCTCAAACTCAGCCAACCAGTTACCATCTGAACCTTCTCCATGTCCATGACTAGTGGATGCAGCATCCTTTTTTATCTCTTCATTGATGTCTTCCTGTTCTGCAGGCCTGCATTGCACATCCTGCATGttggcataaaacataaaattaagaaGATAAAAGCAAATACGCCATCAGACACATTAAACTCTGTGCAGGAGctagagatagagatagagtgAGATATGAAGCTAATGAGCCCATCTATCACATTTACCTGTTGGAACTAGAAGCACAAACATAGAAGATGATAGTGGTGATTGGAATGGACATGAGACTAGAGATGGGCCACTTTCAACTATCTTCATGTGAGGATATGGTTGATAAAGATGCTTCCCCACTTTCATATTTGTCTTAACATTAGCTATCAAATACAGGCCTAAATCAATTATGTTTCACATATTCAGTTCAGTGTGTCCATGATTTGCCAAGACATTTCCTCATCTTCATTGGTATGAGCCTATGAGGAAAAGCTAAGAGAACAGCCTGACTGTTTTACAGGACAAAAATGAATTGCATCATGAAAccccaaaagaaacaaaagcttGGCTTGCTTGCTGTGTGATGGATGCAGAAGCAACTGCTTGCTGCGAAACTTACACAATAGCAGCAGCATAAACAGAAACTTGGGTGGATTATAGGGATCAATCATCAATCAGAAATGCCACATCTCAATTTggttaaaaaaacagaaaacatcCTACGTGGTCTCAGTATGTGTTGTCAACCTAGGCGTCTAGTTGACTAGTGGCACCCTAGACAGTGGCCACTTGATTACCCATGACCATACAGTCAACAGGGCCATGGACAATGGACTAGTTGGTCAACTAGGTAGACTAGCCACTACTAGTTGATGAACAATTAATAGCTTTTTCAGACAGTCCtactttccttttttcccttttgttaaaaaaatacaCTTCCTTTTGGTACAAGGTTTCTGGTATATGTggcatatgtgtgtgtttggACAGGTGGGTGGTTTATTTGATTCATAATGATATTTTTGCGTCTTTTATTACTTTTGGCACTTTAAATGTTGTGTTTTGATACTGTTTATTTTAACCGACTAACTTAGATGATCTCACCAACTAGATCCCTCCTCACTAGTCTATCTAGGTCTTGACTGACTTGTTTTGGTTTGTATCCAACTTTGACAACTTAGGTCTGAGTAGATAATTCTATCAATGACATTCTATTTTGGCCGTGTAGAACAATTGATAAACAGTTAAAACACTCCTATACACACTTTGGTTATTCTGTTACTAGCTTCTATATTTTGTAATCATTCTTTTACTTAATATGCACCCTGCTTTCTTCCACAATTGGACatatcataaaatattaaaatttgtaACAGTACCCTATTTTTCTCAATTACTCAAAAGGATACCTTTGAGAGATGTACCCCCTTTAACCATCTCCATCAAATAGACTTCTTTTTTCCTCATCATAATTTTATTCTCGTTCAAGAACACAAGTGTGTTTGCCCACACAAACAcgtgaacttttttttttaagggtaaGATCATTCGCCTCATTTGAAAGAGAGATCAAATTTAAGAACTAACACAGGCATGATTTTGGTTAAATGCATCTGACCTACAAACTTTTGGCATATG from Nymphaea colorata isolate Beijing-Zhang1983 chromosome 6, ASM883128v2, whole genome shotgun sequence includes these protein-coding regions:
- the LOC116256042 gene encoding nuclear pore complex protein NUP1-like isoform X2 produces the protein MVEEEHIAGDAPAGEGGGAGGKLRSKRPSRRPATPYDRPPPKHRPPASSSAAENSPHPPTGGSWFSKLVADPASRLLVGGANRLLSSVFSKRAHALPQPQCEVTREGRLDDSAEICDDVQCRPAEQEDINEEIKKDAASTSHGHGEGSDGNWLAEFEHLLKQKTISRDEFNRFSDFLRTRTIDPPEGDMHKSENATMIRRAELSLGNRDLPAVDIHKSENTTIRREIEPPQANSHLMIPLEMPKTTTDAGVVGSGSTPLVPSLVLDDSYASPAEIAKAYMSRTSVYGPVSQSRVFHVEKTALAPKTVTPKISRFSLAPKSPTCWPGAIRQDDRSYFTPQTQRSSIGLHKMARTHYAKSFQLSADEKVTGEGASTRFVQWEPSGTPLTGGSQALKRRILLADNAYESVGPIRRVRQKSIVMNPLEESSSLLPAGSSPLFSGSYNGRRSRPAYKEKEKMENGGHESSLLNFPVVDGKAEKPGVTSHSLPSEFDISEKISKHLGRMFPSPKGKSVEISGSGIGDAATSTMITKNKEDLASDLKGKYVHTESPRPLIGQVAIPETTWKPSNHLQALPEIAKANEDVGSRNASIPVSASVSGGITISHGNSEIGTRKPLNLDKHCFQSFTHEVSVKQDNHKDGQTSKLELTDTKTEAQTHLPFLGKSNTVNQMTASKTGERFSTPAVDGSGFTFPISSAPAFCEPPPTPTMTPLTIPSFSFGSNCVGKNLVFSFSSSSTSDISTTIPQFKFGTGEDKLSFSSAVAALTTLPSSQSTVLGSQERIKNVGKSSSETSLMFPKLPTSTAALGSDNSSANQAFGTFASGSSPVVPSFLPSAAKGASLTPSPFQFSSFQSGSSMSNSTQASSMPAPLFSFGSTTSSQVTFGGSSAPAFGLTRPAFSFSSAQNASNSALFGSKTSGPFSIASAPSTLANEKVNKENNNTQASVSAPRLFNTPSSSGLESPAVPVFQFSSPASSGQGLSEGVSPLASGDQTGRRFIKINRDKIRRR
- the LOC116256042 gene encoding nuclear pore complex protein NUP1-like isoform X1, coding for MVEEEHIAGDAPAGEGGGAGGKLRSKRPSRRPATPYDRPPPKHRPPASSSAAENSPHPPTGGSWFSKLVADPASRLLVGGANRLLSSVFSKRAHALPQPQCEVTREGRLDDSAEICDDVQCRPAEQEDINEEIKKDAASTSHGHGEGSDGNWLAEFEHLLKQKTISRDEFNRFSDFLRTRTIDPPEGDMHKSENATMIRRAELSLGNRDLPAVDIHKSENTTIRREIEPPQANSHLMIPLEMPKTTTDAGVVGSGSTPLVPSLVLDDSYASPAEIAKAYMSRTSVYGPVSQSRVFHVEKTALAPKTVTPKISRFSLAPKSPTCWPGAIRQDDRSYFTPQTQRSSIGLHKMARTHYAKSFQLSADEKVTGEGASTRFVQWEPSGTPLTGGSQALKRRILLADNAYESVGPIRRVRQKSIVMNPLEESSSLLPAGSSPLFSGSYNGRRSRPAYKEKEKMENGGHESSLLNFPVVDGKAEKPGVTSHSLPSEFDISEKISKHLGRMFPSPKGKSVEISGSGIGDAATSTMITKNKEDLASDLKGKYVHTESPRPLIGQVAIPETTWKPSNHLQALPEIAKANEDVGSRNASIPVSASVSGGITISHGNSEIGTRKPLNLDKHCFQSFTHEVSVKQDNHKDGQTSKLELTDTKTEAQTHLPFLGKSNTVNQMTASKTGERFSTPAVDGSGFTFPISSAPAFCEPPPTPTMTPLTIPSFSFGSNCVGKNLVFSFSSSSTSDISTTIPQFKFGTGEDKLSFSSAVAALTTLPSSQSTVLGSQERIKNVGKSSSETSLMFPKLPTSTAALGSDNSSANQAFGTFASGSSPVVPSFLPSAAKGASLTPSPFQFSSFQSGSSMSNSTQASSMPAPLFSFGSTTSSQVTFGGSSAPAFGLTRPAFSFSSAQNASNSALFGSKTSGPFSIASAPSTLANEKVNKSAPSTLANEKVNKENNNTQASVSAPRLFNTPSSSGLESPAVPVFQFSSPASSGQGLSEGVSPLASGDQTGRRFIKINRDKIRRR